From one Leifsonia sp. Root1293 genomic stretch:
- the purB gene encoding adenylosuccinate lyase, which translates to MSLPAQPLSPLDGRYQSAVSDLGEFLSEAGLNRARVHVEVEWLIFLTDRGFFGSSPLTDAQKSALRALASDFGQASIDAIGAHEARTRHDVKAVEYFVRDALHELGLDAIAELTHFACTSEDINNLSYALIVRDAVTTVWQPKLAAVIDAITALAVEHRAVPMLARTHGQPATPTTMGKELAVFAHRLSRVSAQVQASEYLGKFSGATGTFAAHLAAAPDADWRAISREFVEGLGLDWNPLTTQIESHDWQAELYGRVSHANRILHNLATDIWTYISMGYFRQIPVAGATGSSTMPHKINPIRFENAEANLELSSAVLDSLAATLVTSRLQRDLTDSSAQRNIGVGFGHSLLALDNIQRGLLEIALAEEVLAADLDANWEVLGEAVQTVIRAEVAAGRSSIDDPYAKLKDLTRGHRIGAADLAEFVSGLDIGDEAKARLLALTPAGYIGLASELVDYLN; encoded by the coding sequence ATGAGCCTGCCCGCCCAGCCCCTCAGCCCGCTCGACGGCCGCTACCAGAGTGCCGTCTCCGACCTGGGCGAGTTCCTCTCCGAGGCCGGCCTCAATCGGGCACGCGTGCACGTCGAGGTCGAGTGGCTCATCTTCCTCACCGACCGGGGCTTCTTCGGATCGTCCCCGCTGACGGATGCGCAGAAGTCGGCTCTGCGTGCCCTCGCCAGCGATTTCGGCCAGGCGTCCATCGACGCCATCGGGGCCCACGAGGCTCGCACCCGCCACGACGTGAAGGCCGTGGAGTACTTCGTCCGCGACGCCCTGCACGAGCTCGGCCTCGACGCCATCGCCGAGCTCACGCACTTCGCATGCACGAGCGAGGACATCAACAACCTCTCCTACGCGCTCATCGTGCGCGACGCCGTCACGACGGTCTGGCAACCCAAGCTCGCCGCCGTCATCGATGCCATCACCGCCCTGGCCGTCGAGCACCGTGCCGTGCCCATGCTCGCGCGCACCCACGGTCAGCCTGCGACGCCGACCACCATGGGCAAGGAGCTCGCGGTGTTCGCCCACCGCCTCTCCCGCGTCTCGGCGCAGGTGCAGGCATCCGAGTACCTGGGCAAGTTCTCGGGCGCCACAGGCACCTTCGCCGCCCACCTCGCCGCGGCCCCGGATGCCGACTGGCGAGCGATCTCCCGCGAGTTCGTCGAGGGCCTCGGCCTGGACTGGAACCCGCTCACGACCCAGATCGAGTCGCACGACTGGCAGGCGGAGCTCTACGGACGCGTCTCGCACGCCAATCGGATCCTGCACAACCTGGCCACCGACATCTGGACCTACATCTCGATGGGCTACTTCCGGCAGATTCCCGTCGCGGGGGCGACGGGCTCGTCGACCATGCCGCACAAGATCAATCCGATCCGCTTCGAGAACGCCGAGGCCAACCTCGAGCTCTCGTCGGCCGTTCTCGACTCGCTCGCAGCCACGCTGGTCACCAGTCGCCTCCAGCGTGATCTCACCGACTCCAGCGCCCAGCGCAACATCGGCGTCGGCTTCGGGCACTCACTGCTCGCGCTCGACAACATCCAGCGCGGCCTGCTCGAGATCGCCCTCGCCGAGGAGGTTCTGGCGGCCGACCTCGACGCCAACTGGGAAGTGCTCGGCGAGGCCGTGCAGACCGTGATCCGAGCCGAGGTCGCGGCCGGCCGCTCGTCGATCGACGACCCGTACGCGAAGCTCAAGGACCTCACCCGGGGACACCGCATCGGCGCCGCCGACCTCGCGGAGTTCGTCTCCGGCCTCGACATCGGCGACGAGGCGAAGGCCCGCCTGTTGGCCCTCACCCCGGCCGGCTACATCGGCCTGGCGTCGGAGCTCGTCGACTATCTGAACTGA
- a CDS encoding HdeD family acid-resistance protein has translation MANTDAVASSARYWIVPVVRAVLAFIPAIAITFIPDHSADFGLLVFGCWALVSGLVLGALALRTLSGLARTLFLVNGIVSAVAGLLALSFQGAGLPLYLYLVSVWAAITGFVELYAGIRERARSTRSATARHSDARPSVARDWIAGGALTAIFAVAYLLLPPNAVVSVGLLGAYLVILGVYLAIAGFSLKWDGARVAPETEEVV, from the coding sequence GTGGCCAACACGGATGCCGTCGCCTCCTCAGCGCGGTATTGGATCGTCCCCGTGGTGCGAGCCGTCCTCGCCTTCATTCCCGCGATCGCGATCACCTTCATCCCCGACCACTCGGCCGACTTCGGACTTCTGGTGTTCGGATGCTGGGCACTCGTGTCCGGGCTCGTTCTGGGAGCTCTCGCGCTCCGCACCCTGTCGGGTCTGGCACGCACGCTGTTCCTCGTGAACGGCATCGTGTCTGCTGTCGCCGGGCTCCTGGCGCTCAGCTTCCAAGGTGCCGGCCTTCCGTTGTACCTCTATCTCGTGAGCGTGTGGGCGGCCATCACCGGTTTCGTCGAGCTCTACGCCGGCATCCGCGAGCGCGCTCGGTCCACCCGCTCCGCGACTGCGCGGCACTCTGATGCCCGCCCGAGCGTCGCCCGCGACTGGATCGCCGGTGGCGCCCTCACAGCGATCTTCGCCGTCGCCTACCTCCTGTTGCCTCCCAACGCCGTCGTCTCCGTCGGTCTGCTCGGCGCCTACCTCGTGATCCTCGGTGTCTACCTCGCCATCGCAGGGTTCTCCCTCAAGTGGGACGGCGCCCGCGTCGCCCCCGAAACCGAAGAAGTCGTATGA
- a CDS encoding NAD(P)/FAD-dependent oxidoreductase codes for MDANDVIIIGAGLAGLRCAVRLAESGLDVVVLEAQDGVGGRERTDVIDGFRLDRGFHVLNPAYPAVKRWVDVADLRMRPFPVGVRVRRGSGTVELRHPVRHPLSLPASLRSGLLTPRDTAALVRWITPVLLRPRAVISGTDRTLDDGWNHVGLRGPLRTEVLEPFLAGVLADDRGETSDSFARLLVRMFILGRPGLPEAGIGALPAQLARSATASGADVRLGMRVRRITTRSGMVEVDVEQGDTVRARSVVVAVGPEAAAGLLDVPRLATKGLQTWWFATDTPPASSAMLAVDGRRAGPVVNTVVISNAVPSYAPSGRHLIEATCLLPDAARTHSAAAPREVDVRRQLGEIWSTDAATWSLLRRDDIPHALPTQPPPLRTRLPSPLSAGVFVAGDHRDTASIQGALVSGERAARAVLTEFSQPPEGLVGNA; via the coding sequence GTGGACGCTAACGACGTCATCATCATCGGCGCAGGCCTGGCCGGCCTGCGATGCGCGGTGCGTCTCGCGGAGTCCGGACTCGATGTCGTGGTGCTCGAGGCGCAGGACGGGGTCGGTGGGCGCGAGCGCACCGACGTGATCGACGGATTCCGGCTCGACCGCGGGTTCCACGTGCTCAACCCCGCCTATCCCGCCGTCAAGCGCTGGGTGGATGTCGCCGACCTGCGGATGCGGCCGTTCCCTGTCGGGGTGCGCGTGCGGCGAGGATCGGGGACGGTCGAGCTCCGGCATCCGGTGCGCCATCCGCTCTCCCTGCCCGCATCTCTGCGAAGTGGTCTGCTCACCCCGCGAGACACTGCCGCGCTCGTTCGCTGGATCACGCCGGTGCTGCTCCGACCTCGCGCCGTCATCTCGGGAACTGATCGCACGCTCGACGACGGATGGAACCACGTCGGGCTCCGCGGGCCGCTGCGCACCGAGGTGCTCGAGCCGTTCCTGGCGGGCGTTCTCGCAGACGATCGGGGCGAGACATCGGATTCCTTCGCCCGTCTGCTCGTGCGCATGTTCATTCTCGGGAGGCCCGGCCTCCCCGAAGCGGGCATCGGGGCCCTTCCCGCCCAGCTGGCGCGCTCGGCGACGGCCTCGGGTGCCGATGTGCGTCTCGGGATGCGCGTGCGCAGGATCACGACTCGAAGCGGCATGGTCGAGGTCGACGTGGAACAGGGCGACACCGTGCGCGCGCGTTCCGTCGTCGTCGCAGTCGGTCCCGAGGCCGCCGCCGGGCTGCTCGACGTGCCGCGGCTGGCCACGAAGGGCCTGCAGACGTGGTGGTTCGCCACCGACACACCCCCCGCGAGCTCCGCGATGCTCGCCGTCGACGGCCGCCGCGCCGGGCCGGTGGTCAACACCGTCGTGATCTCCAACGCCGTGCCCAGCTATGCGCCAAGCGGCCGCCACCTGATCGAGGCTACGTGCCTGCTGCCGGATGCTGCTCGGACGCACTCGGCTGCAGCGCCGCGAGAGGTCGACGTCCGGCGCCAACTCGGCGAGATCTGGAGCACGGATGCCGCCACGTGGTCGCTGCTGCGGCGAGATGACATCCCGCACGCGCTGCCGACCCAGCCGCCGCCGCTCCGCACGAGACTGCCGTCACCTCTGAGTGCAGGAGTCTTCGTCGCCGGCGACCACCGCGACACTGCGTCGATACAGGGTGCACTGGTGTCGGGCGAGCGCGCGGCCAGGGCCGTACTCACCGAGTTCAGTCAGCCGCCGGAAGGTCTGGTGGGGAACGCCTGA
- the dnaB gene encoding replicative DNA helicase, producing the protein MSIAHLGLAEPWDGEDARKAERTPPHDLLAEQSALGGMLLSKDAVADVVESVRGNDFYVPKHELIYDAILSLYSHGEPTDVIAVTDELSKTGELSRAGGAEYLHTLTALVPTAANAGYYAEIVAERALLRRLVEAGTRIVQMGYAAEGEPLDLVNNAQAEIYAVNGNTETEDYVPLTDAVTVAIDEIEAAKHTDGKMTGVPTGFADLDDLTNGFHPGQMIIVAARPALGKSTLALDFARAAAIGNNMPTIFFSLEMGRSEIAMRLLAAEASVPLQSMRKGTVDSRDWTTIASTRGRINDAPLYIDDSANLTLVEIRAKCRRLKQRIGLKMVVIDYLQLMTSGKRVESRQQEVSEFSRALKLLAKELQVPVIALSQLNRGPEQRADKLPAISDLRESGSIEQDADMVILLHRESAYEKDNPRAGEADLIVAKHRNGPTRTVTVAFHGHFSRFADLAQA; encoded by the coding sequence GTGTCGATCGCCCACCTTGGACTCGCCGAACCGTGGGACGGCGAAGACGCTCGGAAGGCCGAACGCACTCCCCCGCACGACCTCCTCGCCGAGCAGAGCGCCCTCGGCGGCATGCTGCTCTCGAAGGACGCCGTCGCCGACGTCGTGGAGTCCGTGCGCGGCAACGACTTCTACGTGCCCAAGCACGAGCTCATCTACGACGCCATCCTGTCGCTCTACTCGCACGGCGAGCCGACCGACGTCATCGCGGTCACTGACGAGCTCTCGAAGACCGGAGAGCTCTCCCGTGCCGGCGGCGCGGAGTACCTCCACACGCTGACCGCCCTCGTGCCCACGGCCGCGAACGCCGGCTACTACGCCGAGATCGTCGCCGAGCGTGCGCTGCTCCGCCGCCTCGTCGAGGCCGGAACCCGCATCGTCCAGATGGGCTACGCGGCCGAGGGCGAGCCCCTCGACCTGGTGAACAACGCCCAGGCCGAGATCTACGCCGTCAACGGCAACACCGAGACCGAAGACTACGTTCCGCTGACGGATGCCGTCACCGTCGCCATCGACGAGATCGAGGCCGCCAAGCACACCGACGGCAAGATGACGGGCGTCCCCACGGGCTTCGCCGACCTCGATGACCTGACCAACGGCTTTCACCCCGGGCAGATGATCATCGTCGCCGCCCGCCCCGCACTCGGAAAGTCGACCCTCGCCCTCGACTTCGCCCGCGCAGCCGCCATCGGCAACAACATGCCCACGATCTTCTTCTCCCTCGAGATGGGGCGCTCCGAGATCGCCATGCGTCTGCTCGCGGCCGAGGCATCCGTTCCCCTGCAGAGCATGCGCAAGGGAACCGTCGATTCCCGCGACTGGACCACGATCGCCTCGACCCGCGGTCGCATCAACGATGCTCCCCTCTACATCGACGACTCGGCCAACCTGACGCTCGTCGAGATCCGGGCGAAGTGCCGTCGCCTGAAGCAGCGCATCGGCCTCAAGATGGTCGTCATCGACTACCTCCAGCTCATGACCAGCGGCAAGCGCGTCGAGAGCCGTCAGCAGGAGGTCTCGGAGTTCTCACGAGCACTGAAGCTCCTGGCGAAGGAACTGCAGGTTCCGGTCATCGCCCTCTCGCAGCTGAACCGTGGACCGGAGCAGCGTGCCGACAAGCTGCCGGCCATCTCCGACCTGCGCGAGTCCGGCTCCATCGAGCAGGACGCCGACATGGTCATCCTGCTGCACCGCGAGAGCGCCTACGAGAAGGACAACCCGCGTGCCGGCGAGGCCGATCTCATCGTCGCCAAGCACCGCAACGGCCCAACGCGCACCGTCACCGTGGCCTTCCACGGACACTTCTCGCGCTTCGCGGACCTGGCGCAGGCGTAG
- the rplI gene encoding 50S ribosomal protein L9, with translation MSKLILTHEVTGLGTAGDVVEVKNGYARNYLIPQGFAVSWSRGGEKQIEQIKAARAARELATHDEAVALKNALEGTKVKLVVKAGAEGRLFGSVKTADVADAVAAAGLGAIDKRKVEFSNPIKSVGEHQATVRLFDELSATITLQVVAAK, from the coding sequence ATGTCAAAACTCATTCTGACGCACGAGGTCACAGGCCTCGGAACCGCCGGTGACGTCGTCGAGGTCAAGAACGGCTACGCCCGCAACTACCTCATCCCCCAGGGCTTCGCGGTTTCGTGGAGCCGTGGTGGCGAGAAGCAGATCGAGCAGATCAAGGCGGCTCGCGCCGCTCGTGAGCTCGCGACGCACGACGAGGCAGTCGCCCTCAAGAACGCCCTCGAGGGCACCAAGGTCAAGCTCGTCGTCAAGGCGGGTGCCGAGGGACGTCTCTTCGGTTCCGTCAAGACCGCCGATGTCGCTGACGCTGTCGCCGCTGCAGGCCTCGGTGCCATCGACAAGCGCAAGGTGGAGTTCTCGAACCCCATCAAGTCGGTCGGCGAGCACCAGGCGACTGTTCGTCTCTTCGACGAGCTGTCTGCCACGATCACCCTTCAGGTGGTCGCCGCCAAGTAA
- the rpsR gene encoding 30S ribosomal protein S18, translated as MAGKSSGDRRKPLRGGKGKNAAPAKSIRVGVIDYKDVATLRKFISERGKIRARRITGVSVQEQRLIARAVKNAREMALLPYAGSGR; from the coding sequence ATGGCTGGAAAGAGCAGCGGCGACCGCCGCAAGCCGCTCCGCGGAGGCAAGGGCAAGAACGCCGCCCCCGCCAAGAGCATCCGCGTCGGCGTCATCGACTACAAGGATGTCGCGACGCTTCGCAAGTTCATCTCCGAGCGTGGAAAGATCCGCGCCCGCCGTATCACCGGCGTCTCCGTGCAGGAGCAGCGCCTCATCGCCCGTGCCGTCAAGAACGCCCGCGAGATGGCCCTGCTGCCGTACGCAGGCAGCGGCCGCTAA